DNA from Bacillus sp. Marseille-P3661:
TTGCAGGGATAAGTATAATTTCAATCGTAGTAGGAGGAAACAACGAGTGAAAACAACTATTTCTCAGGTTAGTAAGTATGTGGATCAACAAGTGACTATTGGGGCATGGCTGGCCAATAAACGATCTAGTGGCAAAATTGCATTTTTACAATTAAGAGATGGTACTGGCTTTATACAGGGTGTTGTTGTAAAAAATGAGGTGGAAGAAGATGTTTTTGCAAAAGCAAAATCAATCACACAAGAATCTTCGCTTTGGATTACTGGTGTTGTCCGTGAGGACGAACGCTCGCCCTTTGGATACGAACTAACAGTCAACAAAATAGATGTTATCCAAGAGTCGGTCGATTATCCAATTACACCTAAGGAACACGGTGTTGAATTTCTTATGGATAACCGTCATTTATGGTTACGCTCAAAACGTCAACATGCTATTATGAAAGTAAGAAATGAAATCATCCGTTCAACATATGAATTTTTTAATGATAATGGTTTTGTCAAAGTAGATCCGCCTATTTTAACAGGTACATCTGCAGAAGGCGGTAGCGAACTGTTTCATACTAAATATTTCGACGAGGATGCCTACCTATCCCAAAGTGGTCAACTATATATGGAGGCTGCGGCTATGGCTTTAGGAAAGGTATTTTCATTTGGTCCTACCTTCCGGGCTGAAAAATCAAAGACGAAGAGACATTTGATTGAATTTTGGATGATTGAACCAGAAATGGCGTTTGTTGATCATGAACAAAGTCTGGAGATTCAAGAAAACTATGTAAGTTTTATTGTCAACTCTGTTCTTAAGAATTGTAGCTTAGAGTTAAATACATTAGGTAGAGATATTGAAAAGTTAGAAAAAATTAAAGCCCCTTTTCCTCGGATTACATATGACGATGCAATTGATTTACTAAAGAAAAAAGGCTTTACTGATATTGAATGGGGTGAAGATTTTGGAGCTCCCCACGAAACTGCTATTGCACAGGATTATGATAAACCGATATTTATTACCCATTACCCTGCAGATATTAAAGCCTTTTATATGAAACCTGATCCAAATCGACCAGAAGTCGTATTATGCGCAGATTTAATTGCTCCTGAAGGATATGGTGAAATTATTGGTGGGTCACAACGAATTGATGATCTAGAACTAATGAAACAAAGATATGAACAACATAACTTAACAGACGACTCATACGAGTGGTATCTAGATCTACGTAAATATGGCTCTGTACCACATTCTGGCTTTGGGTTAGGATTAGAAAGAACAGTCGCCTGGATTTCAGGGGCCGAACATGTTCGAGAAACGATTCCTTTCCCACGCTTATTAAATCGATTATATCCATAAAATCTCGCAATAGCGGGATTTTATTTTTTTCAAAAACATTTTCAGCGCCTTAATAAGTCTCTCGGGGATTAAGGTGCTAACGCTTTTCTAATGATCAGAAATTTATATTTATTTCTTATTTCAACAATTAACAAGATGATCATGTTATAATGATCGAGAGGTGTTACATGAATGAAACAAGAAAGAGTGTTAAACATTTTATCAGAAGGTAGTATTGCCATACCAAGGTTACTAATTCGACATTATAAAGACTTAGGTCTCAATGAAGAAGAATTTATGCTTTTACTTCATATATATTCTGCGATCGACTCTGGGAATACCTTCCCGACTCCACATGAACTATCCGAGCTTATGACATGTTCTGAAATTAGATGTACAGAAATCTTACAATACTTAATACAACGTGACTTCATAATGATTGAGGAAAAAGCAGGGCTAGATTTAATTTCTGAAAGTTATTCAATCAGACCATTATGGGAAAAACTTATACAGTTTTTAGTTAAACAAGATTCAAAAGAAACTCAACAGGTTAAGGAAAAAGAGGAATTAAATTTATATAGCCTATTTGAGCAGGAATTTGGTCGGCCATTGTCACCAATTGAGTGTGAAACTTTGACAATGTGGATTGATCAAGATAACCATGAAATTCTATTAATTAAAGCTGCATTACGAGAAGCTGTAATGAGTGGGAAATTGAATTTCCGTTATATAGATCGTATTTTGTTTGAATGGAAAAAGAAAGGGATTTTAACAATTGAACAAGCTCGGGAACAAGGTTTAAAATTCAGAAACCATCAACGATCAAAACAACAACCAATACAACAACAGTCTTCTCCCTCTGTGCCTTTTTATAATTGGTTAGAATCTTAGGGGACACTAAATTTAACGAAAGGATTTAAAACGATGCTAAATAAAAAGCAAATTCGTCATGTCTTAGATACAATGGGCGAGATGTTTCCTGATGCGCATTGCGAACTAGTCCATTCAAATCCATTTGAACTTGTAATAGCGGTAGCATTATCTGCTCAATGTACTGACGCACTTGTTAATAAAGTAACAGCCAATCTTTTTAAAAAATATAAAAAACCAGAGGATTATTTAGCTGTACCATTAGAGGAGCTTCAAAATGATATTCGTTCAATTGGATTATACCGTAATAAAGCAAAGAATATTCAAAAAACATGCCAAATTTTGTTAGAACAGTATGATGGACAAGTACCAAAGGAAAGAGATGAATTGGTAAAATTACCAGGTGTAGGTCGAAAAACTGCAAATGTTGTTGTTTCAGTTGCTTTTGATGTACCTGCAATAGCGGTTGATACACATGTTGAACGAGTTTCAAAGCGATTAGGGATATGCAAGTGGAAAGATTCAGTTCTAGAAGTAGAAAAGACATTAATGAATAAAATTCCTAAGGAAGAGTGGGGGGTAACACACCACCGTTTAATCTTTTTTGGACGTTATCACTGTAAAGCTCAGAATCCACAATGTGGTCACTGTCCCCTTTTAGATCTTTGTCGTGAAGGACAAAAACGGACGAAGAAAAGGGAGGATGCTAATGCCACAGGAAACTGAACTAATTATACCTGATGCATTTCTATATAAGCCGTTTTACGAGCCAAACTGTGTAATCCAGCTTCAAAAAGGTAATTCAATTGAGGATGACATTAGTTGTTATCCATTTTTTTATGATATACTTTACAGTTTAGAAGCTACAGCTCATCAACATAACCCGTGGGGAAAGATAGATTATTATGCGCCTATCATTTTTCAAAAGTGGCTAAGTGAAAAAGACTTAATCGCTGCTTTTTTTAGGAATAGAGATAAAGCAAATGCGTCTCAACCGATGATTCAACATATCGCGAACATGATTGACATTATATATTGGATAAATGGTAGGCCTATCACAAGTCTAGACAATATTACAGTTGAACTTCAAGAGCTTTCAATTAAACCTATCAATTGTCAAGAAAGAATAGAATTTTTACTTGACAACCCAGTTCATTATCATGCATTTATTCAGCTTTCTGAGCTGTATGTTGAAATAAGGAAACAATACGAGAAAGTGTTGTTAAAAATGCGCACAAAATAAAACACCTGCAACGTTATTAGAATTGTTGCAGGTGTTTTATTTCTTTAGAAAACTTATGATTTTGTACTTGTCCAGCTCCAGCCCTATTCCCCACGGGTCAAAGACTCGCAGTCGTGCTAGCATCGGCGTTGCACAGACTGTTGCAACGCCGATGTTTAGTTCAAGTTTTTACACTTTCTAAGTTTCTATAGATTAATATCTAGCTTAGGTCCAGCTTGAGGTTTGTTGGGTTCTTCATCCTGTTCGTCTTCATTTTGGTCGTCATTATTAGGATCATCATCATTCTCATCATCATTATTACCATTGTTATCTTCATTGTTGTCATTACCTTGGTTGTTGTTCTCTTCATTGCCGTTACCATTGCCTGGCCCAGGAAAGAAATCACCTATCATTTGTGGGATTTCAATATCGACAATGACACCTTCACTTTGATTTTCAGGATTACTATCACTAGAAGCAATAATTTCAAATCCAAAAAGTGAATCTACACTAGGGGGCTCAATTACGATCTCTGTTGAAAGATTTTTACCCGTATACAAATGTACAAATGGACCTGAATTTGTTACCTGATTAACAGTAAAGCTTACATCTTCCAATAACTCTTCATCATATTCCCACGTAATTACAATTTTATTTTCGTCACTTAAATAACTTACTTCTGCATTCTGAACAGCAGAGAGCTGATTAAAATTACTTGAAATTTCAACAGGTTCCGTACCTCTCACAAAATACTCATAGACGATTTGATTATCTGGTGTAAATTCACTAGGGAGTTTTGGCGGGTTGCTGCCCTTTTCCACAGGTGATTTAACTATGCTATTAGGGACTTTGAAGTCCTCTTGCTTTTCACCTTTTGTAATTTCACTCATCGTTAATTTAAATAATTGTTTTGCAATTGCAGTTTGATTACCAGATAAGTAGTTATCTTTTCCATGCTCGCTATAACCGGTCCAAACGGATACGGTGTACTCAGGAGAATAACCAGTAAACCAAATATCGGGTACAGCGCCATTAGGAATACCATATTTTTTTCTCGTTTCATCATCAAAGTTCGTTGTACCAGTCTTACCAGCTATGTGAACACCAGAAACATTAGCAGCACGCCCAGTACCGTATTGAACAACAGATTTCATCATATCTGTTAAAATAAAAGCTGTGTAATCCTCCATTGCAACCGTAGATTCAGGCTTAAGGTTAATTTCTCTGCCGTCATCAAAGGTTATTTTAGTAACTGTATGCGGCTTATTATAAACTCCGTTATTACCAAAAGCACTATAAGCACCAGCTAACTCTAACGGTGATGTCCCATTAAATCCACCAAGAGCGTATGCCTCATTAATAGTCTCTTCAACACTAATACCAAGGTTGGCTGCAAAATCACGTGCTTTCGAAAGCCCAACTTCTTGTAATGTTTTTAATGCAGGAATATTTCTTGAATCTGCGAGAGCATCACGAATTGACATCTGTCCTTTATAGCGATTGTCATAGTTTTTAATAGCTGGACCATTTGTATAGCTATGCGGTTCATCTACAATCTGATGATAAGTTGACCATTTTAAATGCTCAACCGCTGGTCCATAATCAATAATTGGTTTAATAGTTGAACCTGGTTGTCGTTTAATGTCTGTTGCAAAATAGGACGTATCTTGATTCCGCCCCCCACCAATTGCAAGAACTTCCCCAGTCTTTGTCTCAACAACGACAAGTCCTGCTTGGAATCGCTCATTAGGATAGTTTACAAATTCATCGGAATCTAACAGCTTTTGCACATATGCTTGTGCATCAGGGTCAAGGGTTGTGTAAATACTTACACCACTTGAAAAAATGTCAATGTCGCCAACTTGCTCGATTTCTTCAATCACTTGATCAATAAAAGCATCGTAAGGGTCTGTCGATTTTTCTTCTTTTTTAATTACATAATCCGTAACAGGAATTGCTTTTGCTGCTTCGGCTTGTTCGCTAGTGATTTTTCCATGTTTCTCCATTAAGGATAATACAATATTACGTCTTTTCTCAGCAGCTTCTGGATATTTAAAAGGATCGTAGCCGCTTGGTCTTTGTGGCAAACCTGCTAATAGTGCAGCTTCATGTAACTCAAGTTCGCTCAGTTCTTTACCAAAATAAATTTCAGCAGCTTTTGCTACACCATAGGCTCGATTGCCATAAAATATTTTATTTAAATACATAGTTAAAATTTGTTCTTTTGAAAATTGTCGTTCTAATTGAATAGCAATCCATTGTTCTTGAATTTTCCTTTTAAGTGTTTTTTCGGGTGATAAAAATGCATGTTTCACAACCTGTTGCGTAATAGTACTTGCACCCTCGGCACCAAACCCCTCAGTAACGTTTGCAAGAACAGCACCACCAATTCGCTTTAGATCTATTCCAAAGTGATCATAAAATCTAACATCTTCTGTTGCTAATACAGCATCTTCAAGTATTTTTGGGATATCTTGATATGTAATTTTAGTCCGTTTTTCTGTTCCAAGATCAGCTATTAAATTTAAGTTACGGTCGTATACTTTTGCAGATAGCGGATCCTCTAAAGCAGCTGCATCCAGTGCAGGAGCGTCCTTAATAAAAGCTAGTGCAGTAATTGATCCTACAATTGCGGTGATTATTCCTAAAAACACAACGACTATAATTAATCGTTTAAAAATGTTGCCCGGTTTTCTTTTACTTTTTGTTTTTTTTGTTGTTTTAACGGTACGTCTTTCTTGTCTAGTACGATAGTTTTCAGACATCGTAATGACCTGCCTTTCAAACTTACATAAATTAATTAAAATATATTTTATCGATTATTTGAAGATAGTCAATTCTGGGGTGTAAGTTAATCGGTATCGAATGCCCTAATTGTTCGATTGCTGTTTTCGGTATTGATTTACGACCTCCTTTATCTTGCTCATCCCAATAAGGAAATAATTGGTCTGCCTGTAATAAGTAAACCTCATCTGTTAATGAAAACCTCAAAATTACGAAACAAATGCCATTTTGTATAAGTACAGCTCTCATATGATTAATCTGATGCTCATGGAAATTTTGTAACGGAAAAGACGTCTTGTTTCGGGTTTCTTTTGCCTCAAAAT
Protein-coding regions in this window:
- a CDS encoding DnaD domain-containing protein; the protein is MKQERVLNILSEGSIAIPRLLIRHYKDLGLNEEEFMLLLHIYSAIDSGNTFPTPHELSELMTCSEIRCTEILQYLIQRDFIMIEEKAGLDLISESYSIRPLWEKLIQFLVKQDSKETQQVKEKEELNLYSLFEQEFGRPLSPIECETLTMWIDQDNHEILLIKAALREAVMSGKLNFRYIDRILFEWKKKGILTIEQAREQGLKFRNHQRSKQQPIQQQSSPSVPFYNWLES
- a CDS encoding transglycosylase domain-containing protein, which produces MSENYRTRQERRTVKTTKKTKSKRKPGNIFKRLIIVVVFLGIITAIVGSITALAFIKDAPALDAAALEDPLSAKVYDRNLNLIADLGTEKRTKITYQDIPKILEDAVLATEDVRFYDHFGIDLKRIGGAVLANVTEGFGAEGASTITQQVVKHAFLSPEKTLKRKIQEQWIAIQLERQFSKEQILTMYLNKIFYGNRAYGVAKAAEIYFGKELSELELHEAALLAGLPQRPSGYDPFKYPEAAEKRRNIVLSLMEKHGKITSEQAEAAKAIPVTDYVIKKEEKSTDPYDAFIDQVIEEIEQVGDIDIFSSGVSIYTTLDPDAQAYVQKLLDSDEFVNYPNERFQAGLVVVETKTGEVLAIGGGRNQDTSYFATDIKRQPGSTIKPIIDYGPAVEHLKWSTYHQIVDEPHSYTNGPAIKNYDNRYKGQMSIRDALADSRNIPALKTLQEVGLSKARDFAANLGISVEETINEAYALGGFNGTSPLELAGAYSAFGNNGVYNKPHTVTKITFDDGREINLKPESTVAMEDYTAFILTDMMKSVVQYGTGRAANVSGVHIAGKTGTTNFDDETRKKYGIPNGAVPDIWFTGYSPEYTVSVWTGYSEHGKDNYLSGNQTAIAKQLFKLTMSEITKGEKQEDFKVPNSIVKSPVEKGSNPPKLPSEFTPDNQIVYEYFVRGTEPVEISSNFNQLSAVQNAEVSYLSDENKIVITWEYDEELLEDVSFTVNQVTNSGPFVHLYTGKNLSTEIVIEPPSVDSLFGFEIIASSDSNPENQSEGVIVDIEIPQMIGDFFPGPGNGNGNEENNNQGNDNNEDNNGNNDDENDDDPNNDDQNEDEQDEEPNKPQAGPKLDINL
- the nth gene encoding endonuclease III, with amino-acid sequence MLNKKQIRHVLDTMGEMFPDAHCELVHSNPFELVIAVALSAQCTDALVNKVTANLFKKYKKPEDYLAVPLEELQNDIRSIGLYRNKAKNIQKTCQILLEQYDGQVPKERDELVKLPGVGRKTANVVVSVAFDVPAIAVDTHVERVSKRLGICKWKDSVLEVEKTLMNKIPKEEWGVTHHRLIFFGRYHCKAQNPQCGHCPLLDLCREGQKRTKKREDANATGN
- a CDS encoding YpoC family protein, which gives rise to MPQETELIIPDAFLYKPFYEPNCVIQLQKGNSIEDDISCYPFFYDILYSLEATAHQHNPWGKIDYYAPIIFQKWLSEKDLIAAFFRNRDKANASQPMIQHIANMIDIIYWINGRPITSLDNITVELQELSIKPINCQERIEFLLDNPVHYHAFIQLSELYVEIRKQYEKVLLKMRTK
- the asnS gene encoding asparagine--tRNA ligase — encoded protein: MKTTISQVSKYVDQQVTIGAWLANKRSSGKIAFLQLRDGTGFIQGVVVKNEVEEDVFAKAKSITQESSLWITGVVREDERSPFGYELTVNKIDVIQESVDYPITPKEHGVEFLMDNRHLWLRSKRQHAIMKVRNEIIRSTYEFFNDNGFVKVDPPILTGTSAEGGSELFHTKYFDEDAYLSQSGQLYMEAAAMALGKVFSFGPTFRAEKSKTKRHLIEFWMIEPEMAFVDHEQSLEIQENYVSFIVNSVLKNCSLELNTLGRDIEKLEKIKAPFPRITYDDAIDLLKKKGFTDIEWGEDFGAPHETAIAQDYDKPIFITHYPADIKAFYMKPDPNRPEVVLCADLIAPEGYGEIIGGSQRIDDLELMKQRYEQHNLTDDSYEWYLDLRKYGSVPHSGFGLGLERTVAWISGAEHVRETIPFPRLLNRLYP
- the recU gene encoding Holliday junction resolvase RecU, yielding MTIRYPNGRAFIPKATNQKRGNKQLSYSNRGMTLEEDINETNEYYLIHGKAVIHKKPTPVQIVNVDYPKRSAAVIKEAYFKLQSTTDYNGVYKGRYIDFEAKETRNKTSFPLQNFHEHQINHMRAVLIQNGICFVILRFSLTDEVYLLQADQLFPYWDEQDKGGRKSIPKTAIEQLGHSIPINLHPRIDYLQIIDKIYFN